One genomic segment of Mesoterricola silvestris includes these proteins:
- a CDS encoding Rrf2 family transcriptional regulator: protein MKISARGRYSMQALFDLAHHSHGQPVPLHLIAQRQELSLPFLEQIFNRLKKAGIVASVRGPKGGYIITRPCNMVTVGDVLRLTDTSFYASAKEDPVTAKSALRADVKMNELLWKQLSSHITDFMDTITLADLCVESHSNTCPDCTCPAYTKGVQEQLDSGARPRCAALG from the coding sequence TTGAAGATCTCAGCCCGCGGCAGGTATTCCATGCAAGCGCTGTTCGACCTGGCCCACCACAGCCACGGACAGCCCGTTCCCCTCCACCTCATCGCCCAGAGGCAGGAGCTCAGCCTGCCCTTCCTGGAGCAGATCTTCAACCGCCTGAAGAAGGCGGGGATCGTGGCCAGCGTGCGCGGCCCCAAGGGCGGCTACATCATCACGCGCCCCTGCAACATGGTGACGGTGGGCGATGTGCTGCGCCTCACGGACACCAGCTTCTACGCCTCCGCCAAGGAGGATCCGGTCACCGCGAAGTCCGCCCTGCGCGCCGACGTGAAGATGAACGAGCTGCTGTGGAAGCAGCTCTCCAGCCACATCACCGACTTCATGGACACCATCACCCTGGCCGACCTCTGCGTGGAGAGCCACAGCAACACGTGCCCGGACTGCACCTGCCCCGCCTACACCAAGGGCGTGCAGGAACAGCTGGACAGCGGGGCCCGGCCCCGGTGCGCCGCCCTGGGCTGA
- the ttcA gene encoding tRNA 2-thiocytidine(32) synthetase TtcA: MSNPCALPSLALPPTEADLRTLPKLEERIRRRVGMAVHEFGLIQDGDRILVGLSGGKDSWALLDVLESLRRRAPIRFEVHGATIDPGFPGYNPDRIAEVCEAKGIPHVILGAPIDTLVRRKPDITPCAICSRLRRGVLYSYAREQGFNKLALGHHLDDLIETLLINQFFEGRLSTMPLKLVSDDGGNTVIRPLGTCEEEDLRRFAWLKGYPFVPCGCPLCGASVLESRRAQVKDLVATLKTSIPDLKFSMLKAMKNVKPSHLLDARLPPETRDSGN, encoded by the coding sequence TTGAGCAACCCCTGCGCCCTCCCCAGCCTCGCCCTGCCCCCCACCGAAGCCGACCTCAGGACGCTGCCCAAGCTCGAGGAACGCATCCGCCGCCGGGTGGGCATGGCCGTCCATGAATTCGGCCTCATCCAGGACGGGGACCGCATCCTCGTGGGCCTCAGCGGAGGCAAGGACTCCTGGGCGCTGCTGGACGTCCTGGAATCCCTGCGCCGGCGGGCCCCCATCCGGTTCGAGGTCCACGGCGCCACCATCGACCCGGGCTTCCCCGGCTACAACCCCGACCGCATCGCCGAGGTGTGCGAGGCCAAGGGCATCCCCCACGTGATCCTGGGCGCGCCCATCGACACCCTGGTGCGCCGCAAGCCCGACATCACCCCCTGCGCCATCTGCTCCCGGCTTCGCCGGGGAGTGCTCTACTCCTACGCCCGGGAGCAGGGCTTCAACAAGCTGGCCCTGGGCCACCACCTGGACGACCTCATCGAGACCCTGCTCATCAACCAGTTCTTCGAGGGCCGCCTCTCCACCATGCCCCTCAAGCTCGTGAGCGACGACGGCGGCAACACCGTCATCCGCCCCCTGGGCACCTGCGAGGAGGAGGACCTGCGCCGCTTCGCGTGGCTCAAGGGCTATCCCTTCGTGCCCTGCGGCTGCCCCCTGTGCGGGGCCTCGGTGCTGGAATCCCGCCGGGCCCAGGTCAAGGACCTGGTCGCCACCCTCAAGACGAGCATCCCCGACCTGAAGTTCTCCATGCTGAAGGCCATGAAGAACGTGAAACCCTCCCATCTCCTGGACGCGAGACTGCCTCCCGAAACCCGGGACTCCGGAAACTAG
- a CDS encoding class I SAM-dependent rRNA methyltransferase, translating to MEPYSLLRLKPGKEALLSKLHPWVYSGALAAPPTSPLVRLADASGNVLAVGTASATNPLAVRIFRFEDGPLDAAFFRQRLDRALEGRILLGLDGPEAGCRWVFGEGDLLPGLVVDRYAHALVIQVGTAGLEALRDIWWPVLYERARAEGITVFVERSQGGRKEEGLAPVNRLLKGSLAGPVTVREGPARLAVDLLKGQKTGFFLDQREHRLFLGRISRGATVLNAFGYTGGFSIHAGLGGAARVATLDISAQALDQAQRDWEANGLDPAAHVRMEGDAFELLRALEPASFDRVVVDPPAFAKQRKDVEKAFKAYKDVFRLGARATAPGGILGCFSCSQHLDRSRFQEAVWTALLEAGREAQVLAHLGQPMDHPYALNHPEGFYLKGLWIRIF from the coding sequence ATGGAACCGTATTCCCTCCTCCGTCTGAAGCCCGGCAAGGAAGCCCTCCTGTCCAAGCTGCACCCCTGGGTGTACTCCGGCGCCCTGGCGGCGCCGCCCACCTCGCCCCTGGTGCGCCTGGCGGACGCCTCGGGCAACGTGCTGGCCGTGGGCACCGCCTCCGCCACGAATCCCCTGGCGGTGCGCATCTTCCGCTTCGAGGACGGTCCCCTGGACGCGGCCTTCTTCCGCCAGCGCCTGGACCGGGCCCTGGAGGGGCGGATCCTGCTGGGCCTGGACGGCCCCGAAGCCGGGTGCCGGTGGGTCTTCGGGGAAGGGGACCTGCTGCCGGGGCTGGTGGTGGACCGCTACGCCCACGCCCTGGTCATCCAGGTGGGCACCGCCGGCCTGGAGGCCCTGCGGGACATCTGGTGGCCCGTGCTGTACGAGCGGGCCCGGGCCGAGGGCATCACGGTCTTCGTGGAGCGCAGCCAGGGCGGCCGCAAGGAGGAGGGCCTGGCCCCCGTGAACCGGCTCCTCAAGGGCTCCCTGGCGGGCCCGGTCACGGTGCGGGAAGGACCGGCGCGCCTGGCGGTGGACCTCCTCAAGGGCCAGAAGACCGGCTTCTTCCTGGACCAGCGGGAGCACCGTCTCTTCCTGGGGAGGATCTCCAGGGGCGCCACGGTGCTCAACGCCTTCGGCTACACCGGCGGCTTCTCCATCCACGCCGGCCTGGGCGGGGCGGCCCGGGTCGCCACCCTGGACATCTCCGCCCAGGCCCTGGACCAGGCCCAGCGCGACTGGGAAGCCAACGGCCTGGACCCCGCGGCCCACGTGCGCATGGAGGGGGACGCCTTCGAGCTCCTGCGCGCCCTGGAGCCCGCCAGCTTCGACCGGGTGGTGGTGGATCCCCCCGCCTTCGCCAAGCAGCGCAAGGACGTGGAAAAGGCCTTCAAGGCCTACAAGGACGTCTTCCGCCTCGGCGCCCGCGCCACGGCCCCCGGCGGGATCCTGGGGTGCTTCTCCTGCTCCCAGCACCTGGACCGGAGCCGGTTCCAGGAGGCGGTGTGGACCGCGCTGCTGGAGGCCGGCCGCGAAGCCCAGGTGCTGGCCCATCTGGGGCAGCCCATGGACCATCCCTACGCCCTCAATCACCCGGAAGGGTTCTACCTCAAGGGGCTCTGGATAAGGATCTTCTAA
- a CDS encoding cysteine desulfurase family protein, producing the protein MDRYYFDANATTPPLPEVLAAQARAAAEAWANPTSTHREGQRARHLLEEARRAVALELAVDPAHLVFCASATEALHLLLRGLQPRLGGLPAVVFPGEHSACLNPLRDWSMVRWLPCEAEGAATVVQMAASNETGIRYPMPQVPEAVRILDAVQAWGKVPLDLSVCDAAVLSGHKIGGPRGAALLWMRPDLPWTAVLEGPQERRRRGGTEDLPAIVGLAEAARAVGARVEANAALAALRDDLEAEVLGWSPDYEALGRGLPRLPNTSALLLRGHNGESVQIALDLAGFAVSTGSACHSGATRPSHAVTSLGYSAAEARSVIRVSMLPGTSREAVGALAGALKRVLKR; encoded by the coding sequence ATGGACCGGTACTACTTCGACGCCAACGCCACCACGCCCCCCCTGCCCGAGGTCCTGGCGGCCCAGGCCCGGGCCGCGGCGGAGGCCTGGGCCAACCCCACCAGCACCCACCGGGAGGGCCAGCGGGCCCGCCACCTCCTGGAGGAGGCCCGGCGCGCGGTGGCGCTCGAGCTGGCCGTGGACCCGGCCCACCTGGTCTTTTGCGCCAGCGCCACCGAGGCCCTCCACCTGCTCCTGAGGGGCCTCCAGCCCCGCCTGGGCGGCCTCCCCGCGGTGGTCTTCCCCGGGGAGCACAGCGCCTGCCTGAACCCCCTCCGGGACTGGAGCATGGTGCGGTGGCTGCCCTGCGAGGCGGAGGGGGCGGCCACGGTGGTGCAGATGGCGGCCAGCAACGAGACCGGGATCCGCTACCCCATGCCCCAGGTACCCGAGGCCGTGCGGATCCTGGACGCCGTCCAAGCCTGGGGCAAGGTGCCCCTGGACCTGTCGGTGTGCGACGCCGCGGTCCTCTCCGGGCACAAGATCGGCGGCCCCCGGGGGGCCGCCCTGCTGTGGATGCGCCCGGACCTGCCCTGGACCGCGGTCCTGGAGGGCCCCCAGGAGCGCCGCCGGCGGGGGGGGACCGAGGACCTCCCGGCCATCGTGGGCCTGGCCGAAGCCGCCCGGGCCGTGGGCGCCCGGGTGGAGGCCAACGCCGCCCTGGCCGCCCTGCGCGACGACCTGGAGGCGGAGGTGCTGGGCTGGAGCCCGGACTACGAGGCCCTGGGCCGGGGCCTGCCCCGCCTGCCCAACACCAGCGCCCTCCTGCTCCGGGGCCACAACGGGGAATCGGTGCAGATCGCCCTGGACCTGGCGGGCTTCGCCGTCTCCACGGGGTCGGCCTGCCACAGCGGCGCCACGCGGCCCAGCCACGCCGTCACCTCCCTGGGCTATTCCGCGGCCGAGGCCCGCAGCGTCATCCGGGTCTCCATGCTGCCCGGGACCTCCCGGGAAGCCGTGGGGGCCCTCGCCGGGGCCCTGAAGCGGGTCCTTAAGAGGTAG
- a CDS encoding nuclear transport factor 2 family protein, translating to MNASEDPSPAIRRAVQEFAQAWYWGDSEGMLGTLHPDYVNRLVTLGTQSRPLGVQGSLGSQTPPDLRTVEVRILEVRKASASAVAELCGWVIHLHLAKSAGPWKIVNAMWESRTA from the coding sequence TTGAACGCTTCCGAGGATCCGTCCCCGGCCATCCGGCGTGCGGTGCAGGAGTTCGCCCAGGCCTGGTACTGGGGCGACTCCGAGGGCATGCTCGGGACCCTCCACCCCGACTACGTCAACCGCCTCGTCACCCTGGGCACCCAATCCCGCCCCCTGGGCGTGCAGGGAAGCCTCGGGAGCCAGACGCCCCCGGACCTGCGCACGGTGGAGGTGCGCATCCTCGAGGTGCGCAAGGCCTCCGCGAGCGCCGTGGCCGAATTGTGCGGGTGGGTGATCCACCTGCACCTCGCCAAGTCGGCGGGACCCTGGAAGATCGTCAACGCCATGTGGGAGTCCCGCACCGCCTGA
- a CDS encoding CCA tRNA nucleotidyltransferase: MKRPTTFPTSMREFLRTLHQALGPDSGLVLVGGAVRDLLLDRPSPDWDLATALLPGEVMDRARAAGLRVIPTGLQHGTVTVMVGAKGFEVTTFRGDEAYVDGRRPESVRLGVALEEDLARRDFTINAMALPAQALDGGPWEPFLVDPFGGRGDLASGTLRAVGDPLERFGEDGLRCLRACRFASQLDFDIEPGTLAAIPRRLEVAGKVSVERVLAELTKLLCGLQPGKGLSALATSGLLGLWLAELQPMIGCLQNRYHAYPVWEHTLEVVRRTPPDPGLRWAALLHDCGKPARRSEDAQGHIHFYGHEPVSVRIAGEILARLRASGALARDVIALVAHHGTHPGPEWGDPACRRFLRRLREDGLSLERWGAFRLADQSGKGMGDGTCLGEHREVMARLEALARSNPPLDVKALALDGRALMALANRKGGPWLGELQGHLLERVLDEPGLNAPGPLAELARAFLTPGAASP, from the coding sequence GTGAAGCGCCCCACCACCTTCCCCACTAGCATGAGGGAATTCCTGCGCACCCTCCACCAGGCCCTGGGACCGGATTCCGGCCTGGTGCTGGTGGGCGGCGCGGTGAGGGACCTGCTGCTGGACCGCCCGAGCCCGGACTGGGACCTGGCCACGGCCCTCCTGCCCGGGGAGGTCATGGACCGGGCCCGGGCCGCGGGCCTGCGGGTGATCCCCACCGGCCTCCAGCACGGCACCGTCACGGTCATGGTGGGCGCCAAGGGTTTCGAGGTCACCACCTTCCGGGGCGACGAGGCCTACGTGGACGGGCGGCGCCCGGAAAGCGTCAGGCTGGGGGTGGCCCTGGAGGAGGACCTCGCCCGCCGGGACTTCACCATCAACGCCATGGCCCTGCCCGCCCAGGCCCTGGATGGAGGCCCCTGGGAGCCCTTCCTGGTGGATCCCTTCGGGGGACGCGGGGACCTGGCCTCGGGCACCCTCCGGGCCGTGGGCGACCCCCTGGAGCGCTTCGGCGAGGACGGCCTCCGGTGCCTGCGGGCCTGCCGCTTCGCGTCCCAGCTGGACTTCGACATCGAACCCGGCACCCTGGCGGCCATCCCCCGGCGCCTGGAGGTGGCCGGGAAGGTCTCCGTGGAGCGGGTCCTGGCCGAGCTCACCAAGCTCCTCTGCGGCCTGCAGCCCGGCAAGGGCCTTTCGGCCCTGGCCACTTCGGGCCTCCTGGGGCTCTGGCTTGCCGAACTGCAGCCCATGATCGGGTGCCTCCAGAACCGCTACCACGCCTATCCCGTGTGGGAGCACACCCTGGAGGTGGTGCGCCGCACCCCCCCCGACCCGGGGCTGCGGTGGGCCGCCCTGCTCCACGACTGCGGCAAGCCCGCGCGCCGCTCCGAGGACGCCCAGGGGCACATCCACTTCTACGGCCATGAGCCCGTGTCGGTGCGCATCGCCGGGGAGATCCTGGCCCGGCTGCGGGCCTCCGGCGCCCTGGCCCGGGACGTGATCGCCCTGGTGGCCCACCACGGCACCCACCCCGGCCCCGAATGGGGCGACCCCGCCTGCCGCCGCTTCCTCCGGCGCCTGCGCGAGGACGGCCTGTCCCTGGAGCGCTGGGGGGCCTTCCGCCTGGCGGACCAGTCCGGCAAGGGCATGGGGGACGGCACCTGCCTGGGGGAGCACCGGGAGGTGATGGCGCGCCTGGAGGCCCTGGCCCGGTCCAACCCGCCCCTGGACGTCAAGGCCCTGGCCCTGGACGGCCGGGCCCTCATGGCCCTGGCGAACCGCAAGGGCGGGCCCTGGCTGGGGGAGCTGCAGGGCCACCTGCTGGAGCGGGTCCTGGACGAGCCCGGCCTGAACGCGCCCGGCCCCCTGGCGGAACTGGCTAGGGCTTTCCTGACACCAGGGGCAGCGTCACCTTGA
- a CDS encoding substrate-binding domain-containing protein: MRRQILALGLMFVAAFLGAQQPGKMLLLGSTIGPIDSGVVGALEDAYEKETGVRVRHVGAGTGAALEIAKQGSVDLVLAHARALEEAFVAEGYGVGRVPLMYNDFVIVGPAADPAGIRGMKGALDALRALAAKGAPFITRGDNSGTHVAERDLWIKAGLKPAAPWYRLFEKGALGNAATLAFTDAQNAYTLMDRASYLGARKNIRLEVLVEGDEVLLNHISLILVNPARCPQVDHAGAAAFLAWLTAADKGQRIIADFGKDRYGQALFIPESREWKAAAPK; this comes from the coding sequence ATGCGCCGCCAGATCCTGGCCCTCGGGCTGATGTTCGTTGCCGCGTTCCTGGGCGCCCAGCAGCCTGGGAAGATGCTCCTTCTGGGCAGCACCATCGGCCCCATCGATTCGGGCGTCGTGGGGGCCCTGGAGGACGCCTACGAGAAGGAGACCGGGGTGCGGGTGCGCCACGTGGGCGCCGGCACCGGGGCCGCCCTGGAGATCGCCAAGCAGGGCAGCGTGGACCTCGTCCTGGCCCATGCCCGGGCCCTGGAGGAGGCCTTCGTGGCCGAGGGCTACGGGGTGGGGCGGGTTCCCCTGATGTACAACGATTTCGTGATCGTGGGCCCCGCCGCGGACCCCGCCGGGATCCGGGGCATGAAGGGCGCCCTGGACGCCCTGCGGGCCCTGGCCGCCAAGGGCGCGCCCTTCATCACCCGCGGCGACAATTCCGGCACCCACGTGGCGGAGCGGGACCTGTGGATCAAGGCGGGCCTGAAGCCCGCGGCCCCCTGGTACCGGCTCTTCGAGAAGGGCGCCCTGGGCAACGCGGCCACCCTCGCCTTCACCGATGCCCAGAACGCCTACACCCTCATGGACCGCGCCAGCTACCTGGGGGCGCGCAAGAACATCCGGCTGGAGGTGCTGGTGGAGGGCGACGAGGTGCTGCTCAACCACATCTCCCTGATCCTGGTCAACCCGGCCCGGTGCCCGCAGGTGGACCACGCCGGCGCCGCGGCCTTCCTGGCGTGGCTCACCGCGGCCGACAAGGGCCAGCGGATCATCGCGGACTTCGGCAAGGACCGCTACGGCCAGGCCCTCTTCATCCCGGAATCCCGGGAATGGAAGGCCGCGGCGCCCAAGTGA
- a CDS encoding HAD family hydrolase, whose amino-acid sequence MSTPLHPQNVIAMVWDFDKTLIPGYMQEPIFGAFGVDETAFWREVNALPGFFARLGVTLHPDTAYLNHLLTYVHHGRMPGLTNARLRELGREIRFHPGLPDFFERIQRRLEEDPESRRFELRLEHYVVSTGLKAMIEGSAIRPFVNGIWASEFLESPAPPGFDPDATVDLDLPTYEALLPETQGISQIAVAYDNTSKTRALFEINKGSNVNATIEVNSTMRPEDRRVPFHHMIYIADGPSDVPAFSVMRQNRGTGYAVYDPANPLSLRQVDRLRRDGRIDHYGPADYREGSPTSDWLMMQVERIAAQIVDERKSALKARVGEAPHHLPH is encoded by the coding sequence GTGTCCACACCCCTCCATCCCCAGAACGTCATCGCCATGGTCTGGGATTTCGACAAGACGCTGATTCCAGGCTATATGCAGGAGCCGATCTTCGGGGCCTTCGGGGTGGACGAGACGGCCTTCTGGCGGGAGGTGAACGCCCTGCCCGGCTTCTTCGCGCGCCTGGGCGTGACGCTGCACCCGGACACGGCCTACCTGAACCACCTCCTGACCTACGTGCACCACGGGCGCATGCCCGGACTCACCAACGCCCGGCTGCGGGAACTGGGCCGGGAGATCCGCTTCCACCCGGGGCTGCCGGACTTCTTCGAGCGGATCCAGCGGCGCCTGGAGGAGGACCCCGAATCCCGGCGCTTCGAACTGCGCCTGGAACACTACGTGGTCTCCACCGGCCTCAAGGCCATGATCGAAGGTTCGGCCATCAGGCCCTTCGTGAACGGCATCTGGGCCTCGGAATTCCTGGAGTCCCCCGCCCCTCCGGGCTTCGATCCCGACGCCACCGTGGACCTGGACCTGCCCACCTACGAGGCGCTCCTGCCCGAGACCCAGGGCATCTCCCAGATCGCCGTGGCCTACGACAACACCAGCAAGACCCGGGCCCTCTTCGAGATCAACAAGGGCAGCAACGTGAACGCCACCATCGAGGTGAACTCCACCATGCGCCCCGAGGACCGCCGGGTGCCCTTCCACCACATGATCTACATCGCCGACGGCCCCTCGGACGTGCCCGCCTTTTCCGTCATGCGCCAGAACCGCGGCACGGGCTACGCGGTGTACGACCCGGCCAATCCCCTGAGCCTGAGGCAGGTGGACCGCCTGCGCCGGGACGGCCGCATCGACCACTACGGCCCCGCCGACTACCGCGAAGGCAGCCCCACCTCCGACTGGCTCATGATGCAGGTGGAGCGCATCGCCGCCCAGATCGTCGACGAGCGCAAATCCGCCCTGAAGGCCCGGGTGGGTGAAGCGCCCCACCACCTTCCCCACTAG
- a CDS encoding methyl-accepting chemotaxis protein, producing MLARLEIGKRLALGFGAILALMVLAVGVGHFQSRRAEATLRDIVENEQKSMESASLMDRQMLLTGRFIRAYALEETAAARATQKEKLAKSRATYEEAERKLVKLCGTEDTETLALLRTVGSHREQAEAIHARFVGLVDQGKKEEAVRLIFGDGRKVISAWEEGLGKIVALQDKQASEKSLSAIQASGQAGWTLLALGAGAMVAGIWLSLAISRSVAGPAQAMCQAIERGIAKGDLKVDLPVVCDDELGRVGKAVNEFLHKLRGIWNDLADASAQTASGSMELSAGAEQMSATTDQIAKSTEVQRQGAEQLAAAVSEFSASIQQVAANVKEARDQAEAAVQATAQGHRAGADTTESMEAIRSTTAQIVKAIQVIQEIARQTNLLSLNAAIEAAKAGAHGKGFAVVAEEVRKLAERSGQAAKEIAELVKGSNEAVDRGKETVGAAVASLESIQANVTSLSSLVLEIGSASEEQARTSDEVARAVDQSANHAAQNATATTQLASTVSEVARTANGLARVAERLAESTAQFKA from the coding sequence ATGCTGGCTCGGCTTGAAATCGGGAAAAGGCTGGCTCTTGGTTTCGGCGCGATCCTCGCGCTGATGGTCCTCGCCGTGGGGGTGGGGCACTTCCAATCGCGCCGCGCGGAGGCCACCCTCCGGGACATCGTGGAGAACGAGCAGAAATCCATGGAAAGCGCTTCCCTCATGGATCGCCAGATGCTGCTCACCGGCAGGTTCATCCGGGCCTACGCGCTGGAGGAGACGGCGGCGGCACGCGCCACCCAGAAGGAGAAACTGGCGAAATCCAGGGCCACCTACGAGGAGGCCGAAAGGAAACTGGTCAAGCTGTGCGGCACCGAGGACACCGAGACCCTGGCGCTCCTGAGGACCGTGGGCTCCCACCGGGAGCAGGCCGAGGCCATCCACGCCAGGTTCGTGGGCCTCGTGGACCAGGGCAAGAAGGAGGAGGCGGTCCGGCTCATCTTCGGGGATGGGCGGAAGGTCATTTCGGCCTGGGAGGAAGGGCTTGGCAAGATCGTGGCCCTCCAGGACAAGCAGGCCAGCGAGAAGAGCCTTTCCGCCATCCAGGCTTCCGGGCAGGCTGGGTGGACCCTGCTGGCCCTCGGGGCGGGGGCCATGGTGGCCGGCATCTGGCTTTCCCTGGCCATCTCCCGGAGCGTCGCCGGCCCCGCCCAGGCCATGTGCCAGGCCATCGAAAGGGGCATCGCCAAGGGGGACCTGAAAGTGGATCTCCCGGTGGTCTGCGACGACGAGCTGGGACGCGTGGGCAAGGCGGTCAATGAATTCCTGCACAAGCTGAGGGGGATCTGGAACGACCTGGCGGATGCGTCCGCCCAAACGGCCAGTGGATCCATGGAACTTTCCGCGGGCGCCGAGCAGATGTCGGCGACCACGGATCAGATCGCCAAGAGCACCGAAGTCCAGCGCCAGGGCGCCGAGCAACTGGCGGCGGCGGTGAGCGAGTTCTCGGCGTCCATCCAGCAGGTGGCCGCCAACGTCAAGGAGGCCCGGGACCAGGCCGAGGCGGCCGTCCAGGCCACCGCCCAGGGCCACCGGGCCGGGGCCGACACCACCGAATCCATGGAGGCCATCCGCAGCACCACGGCCCAGATCGTGAAGGCCATCCAGGTGATCCAGGAAATCGCCCGCCAGACCAACCTCCTGAGCCTGAACGCCGCCATCGAGGCGGCCAAGGCCGGGGCCCACGGCAAGGGCTTCGCCGTGGTGGCCGAGGAAGTGCGGAAACTCGCCGAACGCTCCGGCCAGGCCGCCAAGGAAATCGCGGAACTGGTCAAGGGCTCCAACGAAGCCGTGGACCGGGGGAAAGAGACGGTGGGCGCGGCCGTGGCGTCGCTGGAATCCATCCAGGCCAACGTCACGAGCCTCTCCTCCCTCGTCCTGGAGATCGGCAGCGCCTCCGAGGAGCAGGCCCGCACCAGCGACGAAGTGGCCCGGGCCGTGGATCAGAGCGCCAACCACGCCGCCCAGAACGCCACGGCGACCACCCAGCTGGCCAGCACCGTGAGCGAGGTCGCCCGTACGGCCAACGGACTCGCCCGGGTCGCGGAACGCCTTGCGGAGTCCACGGCCCAGTTCAAGGCCTAG